The region CCTTGCTCTGTTCCTCTCCGCGGTCGCTCGTGCTCTTCACGGGCCTGCCGTGCGGATTCCCGGCCTCTTCTTTGGAGACCGTGCGCCCGGGGCCCTTGTCGGGAGCGTGCTGATCAGGGTGGAACGAGCGGTGCGCGCTCGGGTTGTCCTGTTGGCGGGTCTCGTCGACGTCCGGAGACCAACCGTGCTGCTGGGTGCCCTTGTGCCGGCTGGGGCCCTCACCGCGCGGGGGCTGGGATGACTTCGGCTCCTTGGCCATGGCCTGGCCTGCCTTCCGTTCTTGCATGGGGTACGGACTGTGTAAGGTCCACGGATTGCGGAGCTCCCTGAGCCGATGTGGTTGCTACCAGTAGTGCTTGCGTCCGCCGACACCGTGGCCGAGGGCGCCCACAATCCACAGGACGACTCCGATGACGACGAGAATCACGCCGATGGTCCACAGGATGCTGATTCCGGCGACGAGGCCGATGACGAGCAGAATGACGCCGAGGACGATCATGGTGTCCTCCGATTTCGCTGTGATGCCTCTTCCAGATTAGGCACATCGGCGCCCCCACCGCTCTCTCGTCCCACACGGGACTGGCGATCGGCGACGCGGCCTGGTCCAGGCGCGGTACAGAAGAACGAACCGCTGGTGGTGCGCCGCTACTGACTGGCGGACGGCTCAGCTCGGGTCATCGTTCCGAGTCACACGGGCGTCGTCTGTGACAGGTATGTGGCCGCAGTGGGTACCCGGTTCCCCTGGGCGGCACGGGCCGTCCGGGAAAACCGATGCGGAGGGATAGCTGTGGACGGGATTGTGCTGCTCAAGGAAGATCACAAGACAGTGGAGAAGCTGTTCAAGCAGTTCGAGAAGGCCGGCGACGGCGCCCACGCCGAGAAGCGGAAGATCGCCGACCAGGTGATCGAAGAACTCACCACCCATACTTGGATCGAGGAGAAGATCTTCTACCCGGCCGCCCGCCAGGCGGACCCCGACACCAAGGACGACGTCCTGGAAAGCGTCGAGGAACACCACGTCGTGCTGTGGATGCTCTCCGAGCTCAAGGACCTCGACCCGGCCGATGAGCGGTTCGACGCCAAGATGACCGTCCTCATGGAGAACGTCCGCCACCACGTCGAGGAAGAGGAGAAGGAATGGTTCCCCGATGTCCACAAAGCCATGGGCCGCAACCGACTCACCGAACTCGGCGAACAGATGGAAGCGGCCAAGAAGAAGGCCCCCGGTGATCCCCTCGCGGTTCCCAGCGCCGACCAGTAGACCGCCCACGGCGGGTGCGCCTGCCACACGACGGAACCACCGCCGGCCTGCCTCCGTACCTCCCCGCTGCTGCCCCCGTCGCCGGCCTCCGGCGGGCAATCCCACCATGGACCAGCTCTAGCAGGAGGCGCGGCAGCGCGGGGAGATGAGACCGCTTGACCATGACCAGGCAGCAGCTCAAAGTGCCCTCGGCCGCTGGTCCGGGGCACCGGGGTGCCGCAGCCATCGCGCGCCCGGCCGGGCGCCACCTCAGATAGCTCCACCCGCTCCGATGGACGCTCCACATCTCCTGGGGAAGGTGGGTGAACAGGACGTCCGCGCCTTCGCGCGCATAGGCGAGCGCCACCGCAGGGCCTGCGCCTCCCGGCAGGACAATCCGAGGACCCAGCCGGTCATCGCTGAGACCCGCGCCACGCCGAACGTGGCGCGGGGTTCAAGCCCCTTGGCCCCGGCCACCGGCTGCCGTGTCCCCTGCCGTGGCCCTGTCTCTGGTGTCGGATGCCGTCGAGGCCACGCGCTCCACGGTTTGCGCGGGGCAGCATGCTGCGGTGCCTCAGCTGAATCAAGAGATCGAGAGGCGCGGCGTGCAGAGCTCCTCCCGGTCCGCGCAGCGGGTGTTCATCCACGAGGACCAACGCCTGTCCGCCCCCAGAGGCGTACCTCGATGGCGATGCGCGCCGTACCCAAGCGACCGACCGCTGTCGGCCTCGAGCTCCAGCCAGCGGGGCGGTTCCACCCGACGAACCACCGTCCGCCCTTCGTACGTCCATGGGCCCAGGCCGACGCGATACGCCAACGCCGCATCGACCTGCGGCCATCGAGCGTCCAGTGGCCATGACGCGGAGGTCCCCACGACCCCGTCGGCGTAGAGCTTAGAATGCGCCAGAACCGCCCAGACTGCGTCGAGAGGCCGCTCGATCACTTGGTGTCGAATGGGTTGAGATCGTCGAGTACCCGTCGGTATCTGCATCATGCGCAGAACGACAACAGGTGATCATCTCGATCTGCGCGGCTCCGGCGGCTCCACAGTCCCGCGAACCCTGCTGCCCTGCCGACCTGCCGCCCGCCCGGGAGGCATCGAGCCGCGGCGCACGGCCGGCCCAGCGGCCTGACATCGGAATCGTGCAGGGCAGCCGTTCGGGTTCAGTCGAGGCCACCGTGGGATGGTGGCCTGATGCCGGGTAGTCGTTGTGCATGAACACTCACGCCCTCGACACCTCTACGAAGGCCAGAAAGACCTCGGCCTTCGACACCGCGTCGACGTGGTGGCTGACGGCTCTGGACCGTATCGAACGGTCGGTAGTAGCGGATCCGGCGATCCGGGTTCTCCAGCGGGGAATCCGCTCGGTCCCGCTGGGCGAGGTACGCGATCTGCTGCGCGGCAGGCCGCTGGGCCATCCGGTGCATCCCGTTCTGGTACAGGTACCGATCGGCTGCTGGCTGTCGGCCGCAGTACTGGACATCGTGCCGGCAGGGCAGCGTGCGCCTACAACCCTCACGGCCGTCGGGTTGGCCGGTGTCGCCCCGGCAGCGGTCGCCGGCTGGGCTGACTGGGCGGACCTGCCGCCCGAGCAGGCCCGGGTCGGACTGGCCCACGCGGTCTCGAACGTGGCTGCGGTGGCCTTCTACACCGCGTCCCTGACGGCGCGGCTCCGCGGTCGCTCGACGAAGGGCAGGCTGTGGTCGTTGGGCGGACTGACGGCGGTCGCTGTGAGCGGTGCGCTGGGCGGGCACGTGGCCTATCGGCAGGCCGTCGGAGCGCATCCCTCAACCTGAGCAAAGTGCATGACGACCATGCCGAATGGGTGTGAAGGTCTAGGCGTCGCCGTGTCCGCGAAACGGCAGGGGCCAGACGCCCATCCGGCATGTTGCGCTGATAGGGCGCACCCACTCCGGCGGCCGTCACCGCTGGTAGCGCCCGGCAGCGGCGACCTTTTGCGCACAGCCGGGCTGGTCGCTTCCGGACGGCCAGGAACCCCGGGCCGAGCAGCTGGGCCCTGGATCGGGCCCGCTCCCCGCGGATCGCGCACGCGCTCTGGCTTCCACGGGTTTCGGTTCAGGAGGTGGGGGGCGTCGCGGTGTGGTCGGGATGGTATTGGGTGCGGCGGGTCGCCTTGAGGCGGGCCTCGTGCAGGTGGTCGCGTCCGGCGGCCAGCTCTTCCACGATCCCGCGTTCCATCGCGGCGAAGGGCTGGTAGTAGGTGGAGTTGTAGGCCTCGATGATCTCGAAGGTCCAGTGTCCCGGGATGACGTTGCGGCCCACGATGTCACGCTCGACCCGTGCGGCCTGCTCGTCGTGGCCCGCCTCGCGCAGGAGCCGGACGGCGTCGCCGAGCTCGAAGTCCGCCGACCCGGTCAGCTGGTGGAACCCATAGAGGTGGCCGCGGGCCCGCTCCGTGGTCTCCAACGCTTTCGAGAGCGCGCCCAGCGCGAACACCGTCTTGACGTCAACACCGTCGGGTACCTGGTGCGCCGCATCCGACTCGCGATTGTTTTCCATGGTGGTTCCCTGCCCGGAGGGTGTCTTGCCGAGCGGTCGATTGCGCCATGCGGCGTACGCACTTCCACCGGGCACAGGGCCCGAGCTAGAAGGTCGGTAATGCCTATCTGGTCGTGGGCACCGGTGTGCGATCAGCCGACCCGCCATCCCCGCGGGCGGCGTGCGCCAGCCGCCACATCCAGCACCGGCGCACGCCGCCACAACCAGAAACATGCCCTGTTTGACTATTTATGTCGGCTTTACGGGGGTAGACGGTGGGTGAATATCTCTCCCTTGGAGGCCATCATGGCGTCAACCCATCACGTGCCCATCGAAGAACACCCCGACCTGATGGAACTGCGCGCCCGACACGACCGCGCCGCCGCCACCCCACGCGCCCAGATGATCGAAGCCCTCGCGCTCATCACCGGGCTGTACCTCGCCGCGTCCCCCTGGATAGTCGGCTTCAACGGCTTCACCACCCTCGCCGTCACCAACCTCATCGCCGGCATCGCCTACATGCTGCTCCTGGGCGGCCTCGGCAGCTCCTACGAGCGCACCCACTCCATGGCCTGGGCCGCCGCCGCCATCGGCATCTGGACCTGCGTCGCCCCCTGGGTCGTCGCAGGCGACGTCGCCCACACCCGCTCCATCACCAGCAACCTCATCACGGGCGCCATCGCCACCCTCCTCGCCCTCGCCGCCGCCTCCGCCGCCCGCGACCACACCGACAACCGCCGCAGCAGCACCGGCAACTACAACGACCGCCGCACCATGTCCCAGGGGCGCGACGACCGCTGACCCTTTGAACCCCGGCGGGAACGCCGCCAGGAGGACCGCGCCCCTTCACCTCCTGGCGGCCCCGCATGCCGCCAGCAGCTCAGCACCAAGATGTCTGCCAGAGCCTCTCCCAGGAAGTCCTGACGGCAGCCCCCTGGACACCGCGGTCAGGGTGAACTCGCACGGAAGTCTGACCGTTCATTGAGGTGCAAGACATGCACCGGCACCTGCGTCATGAAGCCGCTGCACAACCTCG is a window of Streptomyces sp. NBC_00271 DNA encoding:
- a CDS encoding DUF6131 family protein, coding for MIVLGVILLVIGLVAGISILWTIGVILVVIGVVLWIVGALGHGVGGRKHYW
- a CDS encoding hemerythrin domain-containing protein, whose translation is MDGIVLLKEDHKTVEKLFKQFEKAGDGAHAEKRKIADQVIEELTTHTWIEEKIFYPAARQADPDTKDDVLESVEEHHVVLWMLSELKDLDPADERFDAKMTVLMENVRHHVEEEEKEWFPDVHKAMGRNRLTELGEQMEAAKKKAPGDPLAVPSADQ
- a CDS encoding DUF2231 domain-containing protein: MNTHALDTSTKARKTSAFDTASTWWLTALDRIERSVVADPAIRVLQRGIRSVPLGEVRDLLRGRPLGHPVHPVLVQVPIGCWLSAAVLDIVPAGQRAPTTLTAVGLAGVAPAAVAGWADWADLPPEQARVGLAHAVSNVAAVAFYTASLTARLRGRSTKGRLWSLGGLTAVAVSGALGGHVAYRQAVGAHPST
- a CDS encoding SPW repeat protein, coding for MASTHHVPIEEHPDLMELRARHDRAAATPRAQMIEALALITGLYLAASPWIVGFNGFTTLAVTNLIAGIAYMLLLGGLGSSYERTHSMAWAAAAIGIWTCVAPWVVAGDVAHTRSITSNLITGAIATLLALAAASAARDHTDNRRSSTGNYNDRRTMSQGRDDR